The Sander vitreus isolate 19-12246 chromosome 5, sanVit1, whole genome shotgun sequence genome includes a region encoding these proteins:
- the gstt2 gene encoding glutathione S-transferase theta-2: MATRLLEVYLDLLSQPCRAIHILLGCTNIPHTVRTVALRKGENRTPEFTKLNPMQKVPVMVDNGFVLTESDAIMKYLVTRYDVPQHWYPRQPERRARVDEYTAWHHTNTRPHAARVFLLEVLVPQQTGSPVDEGRLVGALSQLEETLDRLEAMFLRRQPFLCGDDITVADLLAVCELMQPEMSGRDVLQQRPALQHWRSRVQAAVGEAFHRAHAVLYAVRDRRAAKL; encoded by the exons ATGGCAACCCGGTTGTTGGAGGTGTACCTGGACCTCCTGTCGCAGCCCTGCCGCGCGATACACATCCTGCTCGGCTGCACCAACATCCCACACACGGTCCGCACCGTGGCGCTGCGCAAAG GAGAGAACAGGACTCCAGAATTCACAAAGTTGAACCCAATGCAGAAAGTTCCTGTCATGGTGGACAACGGCTTCGTCCTCACAGAGag tgaCGCCATCATGAAGTACCTGGTCACCAGGTACGACGTCCCGCAGCACTGGTATCCACGGCAACCAGAGAGACGAGCCAGAGTGGACGAGTACACGGCCTGGCATCACACCAACACACGACCACACGCTGCCAGAGTCTTTCTGCtcgag GTGCTGGTCCCGCAGCAGACGGGCTCCCCGGTGGATGAGGGCCGGTTGGTCGGGGCTCTCTCTCAGCTGGAGGAAACTCTGGACCGGCTGGAGGCCATGTTCCTGCGACGGCAGCCCTTCCTGTGTGGTGATGACATCACCGTGGCCGACCTGCTCGCCGTCTGTGAGCTCATGCAG ccAGAGATGAGCGGGCGGGACGTCCTGCAGCAGCGCCCCGCGCTGCAGCACTGGAGGAGCCGGGTGCAGGCGGCCGTCGGCGAGGCCTTCCACCGGGCGCACGCCGTGCTGTACGCCGTCAGAGACCGCCGCGCAGCCAAGCTGTGA